The following proteins come from a genomic window of Triticum aestivum cultivar Chinese Spring chromosome 6A, IWGSC CS RefSeq v2.1, whole genome shotgun sequence:
- the LOC123128724 gene encoding probable alpha,alpha-trehalose-phosphate synthase [UDP-forming] 11 has protein sequence MPSLSCHNLLDLAEELPPLPPSPLRLPRVMAAASPSSPASPSPSGPPRRVIVSHRLPLRASPDPAAPFGFKFTVDAGTVAYQLRSGLPPAAPVLHVGTLPPAAAEAASDELASYLVSAFSCLPVFLPADLHGKFYHGFCKHYMWPLLHYLLPLTPSTLGGLPFDRALYHSFLSANRAFADRLTEVLAPDDDFVWIQDYHLLALPTFLRKRFPRARVGFFLHSPFPSSEIFRTIPVRDDLLRALLNADLVGFHTFDYARHFLSACSRLLGLDYQSKRGYIGIEYYGRTVTVKILPVGIDMGQLRSVVSAPETADVVRQVADAYKGRRLMLGVDDVDLFKGIGLKFLGMEQLLVENPELRGKAVLVQITNPARSEGRDVQEVQDEARAISARVNERFGSPGYTPIVMISRPVSEHEKAAYYAAAECCVVSAVRDGLNRIPYIYTVCRQESTALGDAPKRSVIVLSEFVGCSPSLSGAIRVNPWSVESVAEAMSSALRMSDGEQRLRHEKHYKYVSTHDVAYWARSFDQDLQRACKDHFSRRHWGIGFGMSFKVVALGPNFRRLSVEHIVPSFRKTENRLILLDYDGTVMPESSIDKAPSSEVISVLNRLCEDPKNRVFIVSGRGKDELSKWFAPCEKLGIAAEHGYFTRWSKESPWETCGLVADFDWKKTAEPVMRLYTEATDGSYIEHKESALVWHHDEADPDFGSCQAKELLDHLESVLANEPVVVKRGQHIVEVNPQGISKGVVVESLLSSMVRGGKAPDFVLCIGDDRSDEDMFESIVCPANGSVKLPATSEVFACTVGKKPSMAKYYLDDTVDVIKMLQGLASAPSQHRPWPVQLRVTFEEGNGV, from the exons ATGCCGTCGCTCTCCTGCCACAACCTGCTCGACCTGGCCGAGGAGCTGCCCCCGCTCCCGCCGTCCCCGCTCCGGCTCCCGCGGGTCATGGCCGCGGCGTccccctcctcgccggcctcgccgtCCCCGTCCGGCCCGCCGCGGCGGGTCATCGTCTCCCACCGCCTGCCCCTCCGCGCGTCCCCCGACCCCGCCGCGCCGTTCGGGTTTAAATTCACCGTCGACGCGGGCACCGTCGCCTACCAGCTCCGCTCGGGCCTGCCGCCCGCGGCCCCCGTGCTGCACGTCGGCACGCTGCCCCCcgccgcggcggaggcggcctcCGACGAGCTGGCCAGCTACCTCGTGTCCGCCTTCTCCTGCCTGCCCGTCTTCCTCCCCGCCGACCTCCACGGCAAGTTCTACCACGGCTTCTGCAAGCACTACATGTGGCCGCTGCTCCACTACCTGCTCCCGCTCACGCCCTCCACGCTCGGCGGCCTGCCCTTCGACCGCGCGCTCTACCACTCCTTCCTCTCCGCCAACCGCGCCTTCGCCGACCGCCTCACCGAGGTGCTCGCCCCCGACGACGACTTCGTCTGGATCCAGGACTACCACCTCCTCGCCCTCCCCACCTTCCTCCGCAAGCGCTTCCCGCGCGCCAGGGTCGGATTCTTCCTCCactcccccttcccctcctccgAGATCTTCCGCACTATCCCCGTCCGCGACGACCTGCTCCGCGCCCTCCTCAACGCCGACCTCGTCGGCTTCCACACCTTCGACTACGCGCGCCACTTCCTGTCGGCGTGCTCGCGCCTCCTCGGCCTGGATTACCAGTCCAAGCGCGGGTACATCGGCATCGAGTACTACGGCCGCACCGTCACCGTCAAGATACTGCCCGTCGGCATCGACATGGGCCAGCTCCGCTCGGTCGTGTCGGCGCCGGAGACGGCCGACGTGGTGCGCCAGGTCGCCGACGCCTACAAGGGGCGGCGCCTCATGCTGGGCGTGGACGACGTCGACCTCTTCAAGGGGATCGGGCTCAAGTTCCTGGGGATGGAGCAGCTCCTGGTGGAGAACCCTGAGCTCCGCGGCAAGGCCGTGCTCGTGCAGATCACCAATCCGGCGCGCAGCGAGGGCCGGGACGTGCAGGAGGTGCAGGACGAGGCCAGAGCCATCAGCGCCCGGGTCAACGAGCGCTTCGGCAGCCCCGGGTACACCCCGATCGTGATGATCAGCCGCCCGGTGTCGGAGCACGAGAAGGCGGCCTACTACGCCGCCGCCGAGTGCTGCGTGGTGAGCGCCGTCCGCGACGGGCTCAACCGGATTCCGTACATCTACACGGTGTGCCGGCAGGAGAGCACCGCCCTGGGGGACGCCCCTAAGCGGAGCGTCATCGTGCTGTCTGAGTTCGTGGGATGCTCGCCGTCGCTCAGCGGGGCGATCCGGGTGAACCCATGGAGCGTGGAGTCCGTCGCCGAGGCCATGAGCTCGGCATTGAGGATGTCCGACGGCGAGCAGCGGCTGCGGCACGAGAAGCATTACAAGTATGTGAGCACCCATGATGTGGCCTACTGGGCGCGCTCGTTCGACCAGGACCTGCAGCGAGCCTGCAAGGACCATTTCTCGCGCCGGCATTGGGGGATTGGTTTCGGGATGAGCTTCAAGGTGGTGGCGCTCGGCCCAAATTTCAGGCGGCTTTCCGTCGAGCACATTGTGCCGTCGTTCAGAAAGACGGAGAACCGGCTGATTCTCCTGGACTACGATGGGACCGTGATGCCGGAGAGCTCCATCGACAAGGCGCCGAGCAGTGAGGTCATCTCCGTCTTGAATCGTCTGTGCGAAGACCCGAAGAACAGGGTGTTCATCGTGAGCGGTCGGGGGAAGGATGAGCTGAGCAAGTGGTTCGCGCCATGTGAGAAGCTGGGGATTGCTGCAGAGCACGGCTACTTCACTAG GTGGAGCAAGGAATCGCCATGGGAGACCTGCGGGCTGGTGGCGGACTTCGACTGGAAGAAGACCGCCGAGCCGGTGATGAGACTGTACACGGAGGCCACCGACGGATCGTACATCGAGCACAAGGAGAGCGCGCTGGTGTGGCACCACGACGAGGCCGATCCGGACTTCGGTTCGTGCCAGGCGAAGGAGCTGCTCGACCATCTCGAGAGCGTGCTCGCCAACGAGCCGGTCGTGGTGAAGAGGGGCCAGCACATCGTGGAGGTTAACCCCCAG GGCATCAGCAAGGGCGTGGTGGTGGAGAGCCTCCTGTCGTCCATGGTGCGCGGCGGCAAGGCCCCCGACTTCGTGCTCTGCATCGGGGACGACCGGTCCGACGAGGACATGTTCGAGAGCATCGTGTGCCCGGCCAACGGCAGCGTGAAGCTCCCGGCGACGAGCGAGGTGTTTGCGTGCACCGTGGGGAAGAAGCCGAGCATGGCCAAGTACTACCTGGACGACACGGTGGACGTGATCAAGATGCTGCAGGGGCTGGCGAGCGCGCCGTCGCAGCACCGGCCGTGGCCCGTGCAGCTCCGGGTCACCTTCGAGGAAGGAAACGGGGTATGA